One Prolixibacteraceae bacterium DNA segment encodes these proteins:
- the serB gene encoding phosphoserine phosphatase SerB: MKNEREIILLNISGEDKPGLTSSLTHILGNYNATILDIGQAVIHNTLSLGILFETPKGKESGPILKDLLFKAYELEIQAKFTPIPTDDYQNWVGLQGKDRFIITLLGRMISAEQISSVTDIITDQGLNIESINRLTGRIPLEEIGNLATNTKSCIVLSVRGTPPNKETMNLRFLELARNLGIDISFQEDNLYRRNRRLVCFDMDSTLIQTEVIDELAVRAGVGKQVKEITESAMRGEIDFNESFKQRMALLKGLPESELEDIARNLPITEGAERLFKVLRLFGFKTAILSGGFTYFGNYLKKKLDIDYVYANELEIVHGKLTGNYIGDIVNGNKKAELMKLIAQFENLNLKQVIAVGDGANDLPMLNLAGLGIAYHAKPKVRQNASQAIDTIGLDGILYLLGFNDAFIDN; this comes from the coding sequence TCTCGATATTGGTCAAGCTGTGATTCACAATACATTATCATTAGGAATACTTTTTGAAACTCCTAAAGGCAAAGAATCAGGTCCCATATTAAAAGACCTTCTATTTAAAGCTTACGAGTTGGAGATCCAAGCAAAATTCACTCCTATCCCAACTGACGATTATCAGAATTGGGTTGGGCTTCAAGGTAAGGATAGGTTTATCATTACGCTTCTTGGAAGGATGATCTCAGCAGAACAGATATCTTCAGTAACGGATATTATTACAGATCAAGGTCTAAACATTGAATCCATCAATCGACTAACAGGTCGTATTCCATTAGAAGAAATTGGAAATCTAGCAACAAATACAAAATCTTGTATTGTTCTAAGTGTTAGGGGCACTCCCCCGAATAAGGAAACGATGAATCTACGCTTCTTGGAATTAGCAAGAAATTTAGGAATTGATATTTCATTCCAAGAAGATAATCTATACAGAAGAAATCGACGACTTGTTTGCTTTGATATGGATTCAACCCTTATTCAAACCGAGGTGATCGATGAATTAGCTGTTAGAGCTGGTGTTGGGAAACAGGTCAAAGAGATTACTGAAAGTGCAATGAGAGGAGAAATTGATTTTAATGAAAGCTTTAAACAACGAATGGCTCTTCTGAAAGGCCTACCTGAATCTGAATTAGAAGATATCGCACGAAATCTTCCTATTACAGAGGGGGCTGAACGTCTCTTTAAAGTCCTTCGTCTTTTTGGATTTAAAACAGCCATTCTCTCTGGTGGATTTACCTATTTTGGGAATTATCTCAAAAAGAAACTTGATATAGACTATGTATACGCCAACGAGCTTGAGATTGTTCATGGGAAACTAACAGGAAACTATATAGGAGATATTGTTAATGGGAATAAGAAAGCAGAACTTATGAAGCTAATTGCTCAGTTTGAGAACTTAAATCTAAAACAGGTAATCGCAGTAGGTGATGGGGCCAATGATCTTCCGATGTTGAATCTTGCTGGATTAGGAATAGCATACCATGCCAAACCTAAAGTAAGACAAAATGCTTCTCAAGCTATTGACACTATAGGCTTAGACGGAATACTATATCTTCTTGGCTTCAATGATGCATTCATTGATAATTAA
- a CDS encoding prolyl oligopeptidase family serine peptidase — MNKKLLLFLCMGMISIGSLFAQKRALSIDDFPDWKRIGSFSISDNGAWILYQVKPNHGDATLILKPVEGEVTHEFARGEKSDILPNNDAIVFVEKAPLDSIRVKLVAKKKAPKSSVKIYSISKDSLLTINEASTYSSSKKGNSWIALISEVSLDKKKKEDKKKKEDKKKKEKNKSDKKKKDKKKSKITKKNLYIVNATSLDTTIIRKVSSFVLSENGAALAFVQQQDDSLKRATLNYLNLSNGIISEIENADHADFQKVVIDRSGNSVAYLFSSDTTKIKTYSCNLYSGQKKKLTSVATADSKFLKQELVPSTYRSLSFSKDGSRLFFGIQYPQKEEPKDSLMSNEKAKLDLWSWKDKDIQPRQLINLSKDKKRSFVAMYDVKKSKVILMNDSTCLNFYIPRNGSGAYALGLDNSPYRLSYSWKAMWGGDYYAYNLKNGEKQLVAKNIEDVRLSPDGMYAVYYQWQDSCYYSKDLKHQKTFCLTKKIDVPLYDVQHDTPSDPPSYGVMGLGKDQSIYIYDQYDVWKIDLRNKTAPKRITNGRCEKITYRYVKLDREEQYVNDTPMFTVTNNETMATAYAYLDLKSLKMMTYMKGDYKLGYPRKAKNADVLCWSKQSYRIYPDFYASNMTFGNVKKQTNLGEQIDKFKWGHCELVSWVSFNGDSLKGLLITPEKIEKGKKYPMMCYFYERYADKLHQFWTPAPSRSTINKSLYPSNDYVLFIPDITYRDGYPGESSYDAIVSGAYSMCERYDYINRYKMALQGQSWGGYQTAYLVTKTNMFAAAMAGAPVSNMTSAYGGIRWGSGLSREFQYEQTQSRIGGTLWEKPMQYIENSPVFYAPKVQTPLLIMHNDKDGAVPWYQGIEYFMALRRLQKPVWMLQYNGQPHNLSADAWGDRMDLSRRMMQFFDHYLKGAPEPSWMKKGIKAINKGQDLGY, encoded by the coding sequence ATGAACAAAAAACTACTACTATTCCTATGTATGGGAATGATCAGTATTGGATCTCTTTTTGCTCAGAAAAGGGCTTTGTCTATCGATGATTTTCCTGATTGGAAACGTATTGGTAGCTTCTCTATTTCTGATAATGGAGCTTGGATCTTATATCAAGTTAAACCAAATCATGGAGATGCGACATTGATTTTAAAGCCTGTTGAGGGAGAAGTCACACATGAGTTTGCCCGAGGAGAGAAAAGTGATATTCTTCCAAATAATGATGCTATTGTTTTTGTAGAAAAAGCACCTTTAGATTCGATAAGAGTAAAATTAGTTGCAAAGAAGAAAGCACCTAAATCAAGTGTGAAAATTTATTCGATTTCAAAAGATTCCCTTCTTACTATTAATGAGGCATCCACTTATTCTTCTTCTAAGAAAGGGAATAGTTGGATTGCTCTTATTTCTGAAGTTTCTTTAGACAAAAAGAAAAAAGAAGACAAAAAGAAAAAAGAAGACAAAAAGAAAAAAGAAAAGAATAAGTCCGACAAGAAAAAAAAGGACAAGAAGAAGAGCAAAATCACAAAGAAGAATCTTTATATAGTGAATGCCACATCCTTGGATACTACGATTATTCGTAAAGTAAGTAGCTTTGTATTGTCTGAGAACGGTGCAGCGTTAGCATTTGTCCAGCAACAGGATGATTCTTTAAAAAGAGCAACATTAAATTACTTAAATCTGTCAAATGGTATTATATCTGAAATAGAGAATGCAGACCATGCTGATTTCCAAAAGGTGGTCATTGATCGATCAGGAAACTCTGTTGCTTATTTGTTCAGTTCAGATACAACTAAGATTAAGACGTACTCATGCAACTTGTATAGTGGACAAAAGAAAAAATTGACTTCTGTTGCAACAGCAGATTCTAAGTTTTTAAAGCAAGAATTAGTCCCTTCAACCTATCGTTCACTTTCTTTTTCAAAAGATGGATCTCGTCTGTTTTTTGGGATTCAATACCCACAAAAAGAGGAGCCTAAAGATAGTTTGATGAGTAATGAAAAGGCCAAATTAGACTTGTGGTCATGGAAAGATAAAGATATTCAACCTCGACAATTGATAAATTTATCAAAAGATAAGAAACGATCTTTCGTTGCTATGTATGATGTTAAAAAATCAAAGGTCATTTTGATGAATGATTCCACATGTTTGAATTTTTACATTCCTCGAAATGGATCTGGTGCATATGCCCTAGGTTTAGATAATTCACCATATCGCTTGTCCTATAGTTGGAAGGCAATGTGGGGAGGTGATTATTATGCATATAATTTAAAAAATGGAGAGAAACAGCTTGTTGCTAAGAATATTGAAGATGTCAGACTTAGTCCTGATGGAATGTATGCTGTTTATTATCAATGGCAAGATAGTTGCTATTATTCCAAAGATTTAAAGCATCAAAAGACCTTCTGTCTAACAAAAAAGATAGATGTTCCTCTTTATGATGTTCAACATGATACTCCTTCAGATCCGCCAAGTTATGGGGTGATGGGATTAGGTAAAGACCAATCTATCTATATATATGACCAGTATGATGTTTGGAAAATTGATTTAAGAAATAAAACAGCACCCAAACGTATTACGAATGGTCGATGTGAAAAAATAACATATAGATATGTAAAATTGGATAGAGAGGAGCAATATGTGAATGATACACCAATGTTTACTGTTACTAATAATGAAACAATGGCTACAGCATATGCATATTTGGATCTAAAGAGCTTAAAAATGATGACCTATATGAAGGGTGACTATAAGCTTGGGTATCCAAGAAAAGCAAAAAATGCGGATGTATTATGTTGGTCTAAACAGAGCTATCGCATCTATCCTGATTTTTATGCCTCAAATATGACTTTTGGCAATGTAAAGAAGCAGACAAATTTAGGTGAGCAGATTGATAAATTTAAGTGGGGACATTGCGAACTTGTTTCTTGGGTCAGCTTCAATGGAGATTCGTTAAAAGGACTTCTTATTACACCTGAAAAGATAGAGAAAGGGAAGAAGTATCCAATGATGTGCTATTTCTATGAACGCTATGCGGATAAATTACATCAATTTTGGACTCCCGCACCAAGTCGATCGACAATCAATAAGTCGCTCTATCCAAGTAATGATTATGTGTTGTTTATTCCAGATATCACTTATAGGGATGGCTATCCAGGAGAGAGTTCATATGATGCTATTGTTAGTGGTGCTTATTCAATGTGTGAGCGTTATGATTATATTAATCGTTACAAAATGGCCCTTCAAGGACAGAGTTGGGGAGGATATCAAACTGCCTATTTGGTGACTAAAACAAATATGTTTGCTGCTGCAATGGCAGGGGCACCTGTAAGTAATATGACTAGTGCATATGGTGGAATACGTTGGGGGTCTGGTTTAAGTCGTGAGTTTCAATACGAACAAACACAAAGTCGTATTGGAGGTACGCTATGGGAAAAACCAATGCAGTATATTGAGAATTCTCCAGTATTTTATGCCCCAAAGGTTCAGACACCACTATTAATTATGCATAATGATAAAGATGGTGCTGTACCATGGTATCAAGGAATTGAATATTTCATGGCATTGCGACGACTTCAAAAACCCGTATGGATGCTACAGTATAATGGCCAACCTCATAACCTAAGTGCAGATGCTTGGGGTGACCGTATGGATCTTAGTAGAAGAATGATGCAGTTCTTTGATCATTATCTTAAAGGGGCACCAGAGCCAAGTTGGATGAAAAAGGGAATTAAAGCAATAAATAAGGGCCAGGATCTGGGTTACTAA